Below is a window of Longimicrobium terrae DNA.
AGTCGCTGGTGCAGTGGCTGGCGGACGATCGCGGGGCCGTCACGTTTCGCGACATGGACGACGTCCAGGCGAAGCGATCCGCCTTTGCGGCCCTGATCCGCGAATGGATTCCACACGTGGCCGGGTAGGCGGGATCGGGTTGGCGATCCAACCCGATCCCGCCATCCGCGTCCGTGAAGATTTGCGGATACAGAGTGGCCGCGATCAGGCGGGGGACGGACGCGCGGTGGCCTCGCGCTGCTCGCGCGTCCACGCCTCGGAAACGGCGAGGCCGGTCGCCACGTCATCCACCACGAGGATCAGCTGGTTGTCGTGGTCGCTGTACAGGACCTCGATGTTTACGCCCGCTTCCGCCATCGCGCGGGTGATTCGGCCCAGCTGTCCCGGCTGCTCCTGGTTCAGCCGCTGCACCAGGACCTCACGTACGGCGGTGACGCGAATCCCCTCCGCTTCCAGCGCCACGCGCGCTGCCTCTCCGTTGGCGATAAGGAAGTGCGCCACGCCACGCCCGCCGACCACCCACGCGCCGCCGCCCTCCACGCTGATCCCGGCGCGGCCCAGGGCGTCGCCCATCTCGGCCAGCGCACCCGGCCGGTCATCCAGTTCGATCGTCAGATCCATCATCATCGTTCGCTCGTTCAATGGGTTGTGCCGCGCCGTCGTTCAGCGGGTGCGGACCGTGGGCGCGCGCCGGATGGGAAAGGCGCAGGAGTTGGCGATGAAGCACGACGCGTGCGCCTCGTCGTGTATGCGCAGCGCGAGTTCCACATCGTTCCCGCCATCGATGGTCACCATAGGACGCAGCGTGACCTCCTCGAACCGGCCGCCGCCGGCATCCACGCGCATGGTCCCCTGCGCATCATCCTCGTAGCTCGTGACGCGGATGCCCCTGCGCGCGCAGAGCGCGAGGTAGAACAGCATGTGGCAGGCGGAGATGGAGGCCAGGAACAGGTCCTCGGGGTTGTGCAGCGCCGCGTCGCCGCGAAAGGCGGGATCAGCCGATCCGCGCAGTTCCGGCTTGCCGCCGATCTCCACGTGGTACTCGCGGCCGTAGCCGGTATACCGGGCGGTACCCTCACCCGTGTTGCCCTCCCAGACCACCCGTGCGGCGTAGGCGTGCTCGCTGTTCATCATCCATCTCCCGTCAGGTAAGGGGCATTGAGACGGGGTGGATGATAAGGGTTGCGCGCCGGCCATGCTTCGCCCATCATCGAAGTATGCCCGACACACCCGACATTGCATCCATCGCCGCGCTCGTGGCCGATCCCACGCGCGCCACCATGCTCACCGTGCTGATGGACGGCCGCGCGCACACCGCGACGGAGCTCGCGCTGGAAGCCGGCGTCACGGCATCCACCGCGAGCAGCCACCTTTCCCGCCTCACGGCCGGGCGGCTGGTGTCCATCGCCAGACAGGGCCGGCACCGCTATTTCCGCATCCCCGACCCGTCCATCGCCGCCGCCATCGAGGGGTTGATGAACATCGCGCCGCGCGCCGCGCGCACCCGCCCCGGC
It encodes the following:
- a CDS encoding amino acid-binding ACT domain-containing protein — translated: MMDLTIELDDRPGALAEMGDALGRAGISVEGGGAWVVGGRGVAHFLIANGEAARVALEAEGIRVTAVREVLVQRLNQEQPGQLGRITRAMAEAGVNIEVLYSDHDNQLILVVDDVATGLAVSEAWTREQREATARPSPA
- a CDS encoding OsmC family protein, whose translation is MMNSEHAYAARVVWEGNTGEGTARYTGYGREYHVEIGGKPELRGSADPAFRGDAALHNPEDLFLASISACHMLFYLALCARRGIRVTSYEDDAQGTMRVDAGGGRFEEVTLRPMVTIDGGNDVELALRIHDEAHASCFIANSCAFPIRRAPTVRTR